One Vibrio sp. CDRSL-10 TSBA genomic region harbors:
- a CDS encoding FAD-dependent oxidoreductase yields the protein MMATEQGQVQEYDLIVIGSGAAGLSAAVTAAYHGLKVLVLEKAPVIGGTTTWSGGWIWAPRNHLAAEQGIRYDYQDVETYLRNVVKDQFNPERVSAFLHGAPQMVAFFHRHTALQFDSGLHIPDTYSLEEGAGNRRPLGHRQTLQRP from the coding sequence ATGATGGCGACTGAGCAAGGACAGGTTCAAGAGTACGATTTGATTGTCATCGGCTCCGGCGCGGCCGGATTATCAGCCGCCGTGACAGCGGCTTACCATGGTCTGAAGGTGTTGGTTTTAGAAAAAGCACCGGTCATCGGCGGAACGACCACCTGGTCGGGTGGCTGGATTTGGGCCCCTCGCAATCATCTCGCGGCGGAACAGGGTATCCGTTATGACTACCAGGATGTTGAAACCTATTTGCGCAATGTGGTGAAAGACCAGTTTAATCCTGAACGGGTCAGCGCTTTTCTGCATGGCGCACCGCAGATGGTGGCTTTTTTCCATCGTCATACCGCGTTGCAATTTGACTCCGGTTTGCATATTCCGGATACCTACAGCCTTGAAGAGGGCGCAGGAAACCGGCGGCCGCTCGGTCATCGCCAAACCTTACAACGGCCGTAA
- a CDS encoding TIM barrel protein encodes MFSLAHLTVVNLAPPQMIEMAAQVGFDAVGLRLIKVTDNSPGYPLMQDKPMMKATQAALANTGIAVHDVEFVRLTPEFQVDDLEGLLEAGAQLGAKQIITAPYDPDLSRLASSLACLGEKAKQYDLNVVLEFFPWTNVPDLASAYAVTKDGGDNVGILVDTLHFDRSPSTLQQLAMIPPHKLPFMHLCDALRYDSYNKELLLHTAREDRLPPGEGEIDLASIIRAMPKGIPMGLEVPMPLSNPHSLQEMTRCAQRCLAGAKAVVSQAYASQPELG; translated from the coding sequence ATGTTTTCACTGGCACATTTAACGGTTGTCAATCTGGCACCACCGCAGATGATTGAGATGGCCGCGCAAGTAGGATTTGATGCAGTCGGGCTGCGCTTAATCAAGGTGACCGATAATTCACCCGGTTATCCGCTGATGCAGGATAAACCCATGATGAAGGCGACTCAGGCGGCACTGGCGAACACCGGAATCGCAGTGCATGATGTAGAGTTTGTCCGCCTGACGCCGGAATTTCAGGTTGATGATCTGGAGGGATTGCTGGAGGCCGGGGCGCAATTGGGGGCAAAACAGATTATTACCGCCCCGTACGATCCTGACCTCAGTCGTTTGGCATCTTCTTTGGCTTGTTTGGGCGAGAAAGCCAAACAGTATGATCTTAATGTGGTGCTGGAATTCTTCCCCTGGACCAATGTTCCCGATCTGGCTTCGGCTTATGCGGTGACTAAAGATGGCGGAGATAATGTCGGGATCCTGGTCGATACCCTGCATTTTGACCGTTCTCCAAGCACCTTGCAGCAACTGGCAATGATCCCGCCCCATAAACTGCCGTTTATGCATTTATGCGACGCATTACGTTATGACAGCTACAACAAGGAATTATTACTGCATACAGCACGCGAAGATCGTCTGCCGCCCGGAGAGGGAGAGATTGATTTGGCGTCGATCATCCGGGCGATGCCGAAAGGGATACCAATGGGGCTGGAAGTGCCAATGCCGCTGAGTAATCCTCATTCTCTGCAGGAGATGACGCGATGCGCTCAGCGTTGTCTGGCAGGAGCCAAAGCGGTGGTCAGTCAGGCTTATGCTTCACAGCCTGAACTGGGTTAG
- a CDS encoding DUF945 family protein → MNTIKRIGAVGGAVVLVLCWPLAVGQIGQNVITDGIAHFSNEQVTAELVSYDRGYLSSHVETRYTILDPQLKAQLAEQGIPAQFLLNSEISHGLISLTAVSDFPEYPELPLTITSTTSLNGNTRFKVESDNWHYQNQGETPFTISLTPAVLEGSATRLGELTYSLSVPSIDMDFTNGEKAQLSHLRIDGQGKQVKGFWIGKQSLTLDALTTQDIDGSTPFSADKASYQFTSTLDEATQRFSSQHVVNIGQLVNQDNTLRDVQFDFTLADVDSDSFEQLSNIYQSYPEMTHEAMGQAMPYLDTLFSKGFSLTMDKLSASLGEGEFNSSWSLSIPEGTDNVMQDPGIVLSALTGHLESSVSNQLAAAYPMIQQGADELVVMEMATQDDKGYQLKADVKDGNLQFANGTKVPLVALFMTLMMQQG, encoded by the coding sequence ATGAATACAATAAAACGCATTGGCGCAGTGGGTGGCGCGGTTGTCCTGGTGCTGTGCTGGCCTCTGGCTGTCGGCCAGATTGGACAAAATGTCATCACCGATGGTATCGCTCATTTCAGCAACGAACAGGTCACGGCTGAACTGGTCAGTTATGATCGCGGCTACCTTTCTTCTCATGTTGAAACCCGCTACACCATTCTTGATCCTCAGCTCAAAGCGCAACTGGCCGAACAGGGGATTCCGGCCCAATTTTTACTGAACAGTGAAATCTCCCATGGCCTGATAAGTTTAACGGCGGTGTCGGATTTTCCTGAGTATCCCGAGTTACCGCTTACCATCACCAGCACGACCAGCTTAAACGGCAATACCCGTTTTAAAGTGGAGAGCGACAACTGGCACTACCAGAATCAGGGTGAAACGCCGTTCACTATTTCTCTGACTCCGGCGGTGCTGGAGGGCAGTGCGACCCGCTTGGGTGAGCTGACTTATTCACTCTCTGTGCCATCGATTGATATGGACTTTACCAATGGTGAAAAAGCCCAGCTCAGCCATCTGCGTATTGACGGGCAGGGCAAGCAAGTCAAAGGTTTCTGGATCGGTAAACAGAGCCTGACTCTGGATGCGCTGACCACCCAAGATATTGATGGCTCGACGCCATTTAGTGCGGACAAAGCCAGTTACCAGTTCACGTCAACGCTCGATGAGGCTACTCAGCGTTTCAGCAGCCAGCATGTGGTGAATATCGGTCAGTTGGTCAATCAGGACAACACCCTGCGCGATGTGCAGTTTGATTTTACTCTGGCGGATGTTGACAGTGATTCGTTCGAGCAACTGTCGAATATTTACCAAAGCTATCCTGAAATGACCCATGAAGCGATGGGGCAGGCGATGCCGTATCTGGATACGTTATTTTCTAAAGGCTTTAGTCTGACGATGGACAAGCTGTCTGCTTCTTTGGGCGAAGGTGAGTTTAATTCCAGCTGGAGTTTGTCGATTCCTGAAGGGACGGACAATGTGATGCAGGATCCCGGTATTGTGCTGTCGGCGCTCACCGGTCATCTGGAATCGTCCGTTTCTAATCAACTTGCGGCGGCATATCCGATGATACAGCAAGGCGCAGATGAGTTGGTTGTGATGGAAATGGCGACTCAGGATGATAAAGGTTATCAGTTAAAAGCGGATGTGAAAGACGGTAATCTGCAATTTGCCAACGGCACGAAAGTCCCGCTGGTGGCATTATTTATGACTTTGATGATGCAACAAGGTTAG
- a CDS encoding sugar O-acetyltransferase, translating to MSALQQMRAGERYWINDPGLIEIRDTARDLAAEYNQLPRSAREQQRTILQRLFAAIGDDVHFEKQINIDYGINTTIGSHVFINFNFTLLDCAPVSIGDHVFIGPNVQIYTAHHPLDSASRDQHIGWAEPVTIGNHVWIGGNCVIMPGVSIGDGAVIGAGSVVTRDIPANSLAFGHPCRVQRQIEQGEEFIRP from the coding sequence ATGAGTGCACTGCAACAAATGCGCGCCGGTGAGCGCTACTGGATTAATGATCCCGGGCTGATTGAGATCCGCGATACCGCTCGGGATCTGGCCGCCGAATATAATCAGCTGCCCCGAAGTGCCCGTGAACAGCAACGCACGATATTGCAGCGCCTGTTTGCTGCGATTGGCGACGATGTGCATTTCGAAAAACAGATCAATATTGATTACGGCATCAATACCACGATTGGCAGCCATGTCTTTATCAATTTTAACTTCACGCTGCTCGATTGCGCCCCGGTTAGCATCGGTGACCACGTATTTATTGGCCCGAACGTGCAGATCTATACCGCTCATCACCCACTCGACAGTGCCAGCCGCGACCAGCATATCGGCTGGGCCGAGCCTGTTACTATCGGCAACCATGTCTGGATTGGCGGAAACTGTGTGATCATGCCCGGCGTATCGATAGGTGACGGTGCGGTCATCGGCGCAGGCAGTGTCGTCACCCGGGATATTCCCGCTAACTCGCTGGCCTTCGGCCATCCATGCCGGGTACAGCGCCAGATTGAGCAAGGCGAAGAATTCATCCGGCCCTGA
- a CDS encoding FAD-binding protein, whose product MKRAQETGGRSVIAKPYNGRKLGKWIRRLRKPLPETTFHGLTIQAGVDLKHFMNVTRSVGSFCYVAKRVSKHIIDLALYRRGMQLRNGLSLAARLLRSALDLGVRFETNCRRVELNLRDGQVRGVTFIDDCEQPRVCHAVKGVVLATGGFAHDKERVNKLFPQGVEHKTLAVPTATGDGLNLGIQAGGEVETRYPAAGSWCPVSLVPKPGQPDGVFPHIIDRGKPGIIGVLQDGRRFCNEGMGYYDYVKHLIETAPQGQAAQSWLICDHTFQRRYGLGVARPAPLPVGRYIESGYLIKADSITELAQKCGIDAQGLEQTIQDWNRHARKGQDPQFHRGETAYTRLQGDASHQPNPCVAPIERGPFYAVRVITGSFGTFAGLRSDGQARVLNTKGEPIPGLYAAGCDLASVMGGQYPAGGINLGPALTFGYLAARNAAGVTDWEVDLRGRI is encoded by the coding sequence TTGAAGAGGGCGCAGGAAACCGGCGGCCGCTCGGTCATCGCCAAACCTTACAACGGCCGTAAACTGGGCAAATGGATCCGCCGTTTGCGTAAGCCGTTACCAGAAACGACCTTTCATGGCCTGACCATTCAGGCCGGTGTCGATCTGAAACATTTTATGAACGTAACCCGCAGTGTGGGCAGCTTTTGTTATGTTGCTAAGCGGGTGAGCAAACACATTATCGATCTGGCGCTGTACCGGCGCGGCATGCAGTTACGCAATGGACTTTCTCTTGCGGCGCGTTTATTGCGTTCGGCGCTTGATTTAGGTGTCAGGTTTGAGACCAACTGCCGTCGGGTTGAGCTGAACCTGCGCGACGGACAAGTTCGTGGTGTGACCTTTATCGATGACTGCGAGCAGCCGCGAGTCTGCCATGCCGTGAAAGGTGTGGTGCTGGCGACCGGGGGCTTTGCCCATGATAAAGAGCGCGTCAACAAGCTGTTTCCGCAAGGCGTGGAGCATAAAACTCTGGCCGTACCCACGGCAACCGGTGACGGACTTAATCTGGGCATACAAGCTGGCGGTGAAGTCGAGACGCGTTATCCGGCGGCGGGCTCCTGGTGTCCGGTCTCTCTGGTTCCCAAACCAGGTCAGCCAGATGGGGTATTTCCGCATATCATTGACCGTGGCAAACCGGGCATTATCGGGGTGTTACAGGACGGAAGGCGTTTTTGTAACGAAGGGATGGGTTATTACGATTATGTCAAACATCTGATTGAGACCGCACCGCAGGGACAAGCGGCTCAGTCATGGCTGATATGCGATCACACTTTCCAGCGTCGTTATGGCCTCGGCGTTGCGCGTCCGGCGCCGCTGCCTGTGGGTCGATACATAGAAAGCGGTTACCTGATCAAAGCGGACTCAATCACAGAGCTGGCGCAAAAGTGCGGTATTGATGCTCAGGGACTGGAGCAGACGATTCAAGACTGGAACAGGCACGCGCGTAAAGGACAAGATCCGCAATTTCATCGTGGCGAAACTGCCTATACCCGCTTGCAAGGGGATGCCAGCCATCAACCCAACCCTTGCGTAGCGCCCATTGAGCGTGGTCCGTTTTACGCAGTGCGGGTCATTACCGGTAGCTTTGGTACATTTGCCGGCTTAAGAAGCGACGGACAAGCCCGAGTACTGAATACGAAGGGCGAACCAATCCCCGGCCTGTATGCTGCCGGCTGTGATTTGGCGAGTGTGATGGGCGGTCAGTATCCGGCCGGAGGAATTAATTTGGGACCTGCTTTGACGTTTGGTTATCTCGCTGCCCGTAACGCAGCAGGCGTCACTGACTGGGAAGTGGACTTAAGGGGAAGAATCTGA
- the serC gene encoding 3-phosphoserine/phosphohydroxythreonine transaminase: MEPITDTVFNFSAGPAALPKAVMQKAQAEFVNWNNMGVSVMEISHRSKPFIKVAEEAEQDLRDLLNIPDNYKVLFCQGGARAQFAAVPLNLLGDKTKATYIDGGYWAASAVKEADKYCTPDVFDAKIVKDGKTGILPASEWKIDSDSAYVHFCPNETIDGIEINDLPVTDKPIVADMSSTILSREIDVSKYGVIYAGAQKNIGPAGICIAIVRDDLLGVAQQALPSILNYTLLAEQDSMFNTPPTYAWYLSGQVFKWLKENGGVAAIEKTNRAKAALLYGQIDASPFYRNDIHPDNRSLMNVPFQLAKPELDATFLELAEARGLTSLKGHRAVGGMRASIYNAMPLEGVQALVDFMQEFEAKYA; encoded by the coding sequence ATGGAGCCGATCACGGACACTGTCTTTAACTTTAGTGCTGGCCCAGCAGCGTTACCAAAAGCTGTAATGCAAAAAGCACAGGCTGAATTTGTTAACTGGAACAACATGGGTGTTTCAGTGATGGAAATCAGCCACCGCAGCAAACCTTTTATCAAGGTCGCAGAGGAAGCGGAACAGGATTTGCGCGATTTACTGAATATCCCGGACAACTACAAGGTGTTGTTCTGTCAGGGTGGTGCACGCGCGCAGTTTGCTGCTGTGCCGCTGAACCTGTTGGGTGACAAAACTAAAGCGACTTACATTGATGGTGGCTACTGGGCTGCAAGCGCAGTAAAAGAAGCGGACAAATACTGTACACCAGACGTTTTCGACGCAAAAATCGTTAAAGACGGCAAAACCGGTATTCTGCCAGCGAGCGAATGGAAAATTGATTCGGACTCCGCATACGTTCACTTCTGCCCTAACGAGACTATCGACGGTATCGAAATTAACGATCTGCCTGTGACTGATAAGCCAATCGTGGCTGACATGTCTTCAACGATTCTGTCCCGTGAGATCGACGTTTCTAAATATGGCGTGATTTACGCAGGCGCACAGAAGAACATCGGTCCTGCAGGCATCTGTATTGCCATCGTACGTGACGATCTGCTGGGTGTTGCTCAGCAAGCGCTGCCAAGCATTCTGAACTACACGCTGCTGGCTGAGCAGGATTCTATGTTCAATACGCCACCAACCTACGCCTGGTACCTGTCTGGTCAGGTGTTCAAATGGCTGAAAGAGAACGGTGGTGTGGCGGCGATTGAAAAGACTAACCGTGCAAAAGCGGCGCTGCTGTACGGACAAATTGATGCGTCTCCGTTCTACCGTAACGATATCCACCCGGATAACCGTTCTCTGATGAACGTACCATTCCAACTGGCGAAGCCAGAGCTGGATGCTACCTTCCTGGAGTTGGCTGAAGCACGTGGCCTGACCTCTCTGAAAGGTCACCGTGCGGTTGGCGGTATGCGCGCCTCTATCTACAACGCAATGCCACTTGAAGGTGTGCAGGCGCTGGTAGACTTTATGCAAGAGTTCGAAGCGAAATACGCTTAA